A DNA window from Trichosurus vulpecula isolate mTriVul1 chromosome 2, mTriVul1.pri, whole genome shotgun sequence contains the following coding sequences:
- the LOC118838593 gene encoding 60S ribosomal protein L17-like, which yields MHNRKATKYLKDVTLKKQCVPFRRYNGGVGRCAQAKQWGWTQGRWPKKSAEFLLHMLKNAESNAELKGLDVDSLVIEHIQVNKAPKMRRHTYRAHGRINPYMSSPCHIEMILTEKEQIVPKPEKEVAQKKKISQKKLKKQKLMARE from the coding sequence ATGCATAACCGAAAAGCtaccaagtatttgaaagatgtcaCATTGAAGAAACAATGTGTTCCCTTCCGTCGGTATAATGGTGGAGTTGGCAGGTGTGCCCAGGCTAAGCAGTGGGGTTGGACACAGGGTCGCTGGCCCAAAAAGAGTGCTGAATTCTTGCTGCATATGCTTAAAAATGCAGAGAGTAATGCAgaactgaagggtttggatgTGGATTCTCTTGTCATTGAGCATATCCAGGTTAACAAGGCTCCCAAAATGCGACGGCATACTTACAGGGCTCATGGTCGAATCAACCCATACATGAGTTCTCCTTGCCATATTGAGATGATACTcactgaaaaggaacaaattgttcctaaaccagaaaaggaggttgctcaaaagaaaaagatatcccagaagaaactgaagaaacaaaagcttatgGCACGGGAGTAA